The following coding sequences are from one Microbulbifer sp. TB1203 window:
- the rsmB gene encoding 16S rRNA (cytosine(967)-C(5))-methyltransferase RsmB produces the protein MAADTRAAAAQVIAALLDGRGSLSKLLPQAEARTSERDRPLLRELCYGCARTAPRLQLVADKLLRRPPADKEISALVLLGLYQLEYTRIPDHAAISATVNAARELEHPHATGLINGVLRNYQRSREQLERKLSGNPQFSSAHPAWLQQHVKTAWADRAREIFRANNANPPMTLRVNTAQVTVADYLARLEQAGIAARPCAVSPVGITLEAPRAVQELPGFEQGLASVQDESAQLAALLLQPGPGERVLDACAAPGGKTCHLLEQQPDLELSALDIEEERLDRVAENLSRIGASAELICADAAEPDAWWDGQPFDRILLDAPCSATGVIRRNPDIKLLRRETDIAELAALQAKILRSLWKLLKPGGTLLYATCSILPEENAGVVAGFVAATPDARDNTPRQLGGRPWGEPQAAGVQLFPEPEGGDGFYYALLNKAE, from the coding sequence GTGGCCGCAGATACACGCGCGGCGGCCGCGCAGGTAATCGCCGCCCTGCTCGACGGCCGCGGCTCCCTGTCGAAACTGCTGCCACAGGCGGAAGCCCGCACTTCCGAGCGCGACCGCCCGCTGCTGCGCGAGCTCTGTTACGGCTGCGCGCGCACCGCGCCGCGCCTGCAACTGGTGGCCGACAAATTGTTGCGCAGGCCGCCGGCAGATAAAGAGATCAGCGCGTTGGTGCTGCTCGGCCTCTACCAGTTGGAATACACCCGTATCCCCGACCACGCGGCGATCTCCGCCACGGTAAACGCCGCGCGCGAACTGGAACACCCCCACGCCACCGGCCTGATCAACGGCGTGCTGCGCAATTACCAGCGCAGCCGGGAACAACTGGAGAGGAAACTCTCCGGCAATCCGCAGTTCAGCTCGGCCCATCCGGCGTGGCTACAGCAGCACGTTAAAACCGCCTGGGCAGACAGAGCGCGGGAGATTTTCCGGGCCAACAATGCCAATCCGCCGATGACCCTCCGGGTCAACACCGCCCAGGTCACTGTCGCCGACTACCTCGCCCGCCTCGAACAGGCGGGAATCGCCGCGCGTCCCTGCGCTGTTTCGCCGGTGGGGATCACCCTGGAGGCGCCCCGCGCGGTGCAGGAACTGCCGGGCTTCGAGCAGGGACTGGCGAGCGTGCAGGACGAATCCGCCCAGCTGGCCGCACTGCTGCTGCAACCCGGCCCCGGCGAGCGGGTTCTGGACGCCTGCGCCGCCCCCGGCGGCAAGACCTGTCACCTGCTCGAACAGCAGCCGGACCTGGAGCTCAGCGCACTGGATATCGAGGAGGAGCGCCTGGACCGGGTGGCGGAGAACCTCTCCAGAATCGGCGCCAGCGCGGAACTGATCTGCGCCGACGCCGCCGAGCCGGACGCCTGGTGGGACGGCCAACCCTTCGACCGTATACTGCTGGACGCCCCCTGCTCCGCCACCGGCGTGATCCGCCGCAATCCGGATATCAAGTTGCTGCGCCGGGAGACGGATATCGCAGAGCTGGCGGCGCTGCAGGCGAAAATCCTGCGCTCTCTGTGGAAGCTGCTCAAGCCCGGGGGCACCCTGCTCTACGCCACCTGCTCCATACTGCCGGAAGAAAACGCCGGGGTGGTCGCGGGATTCGTTGCGGCGACCCCTGATGCGCGCGACAATACGCCGCGGCAACTGGGCGGAAGGCCCTGGGGCGAACCGCAGGCGGCAGGCGTGCAGCTGTTCCCCGAGCCCGAAGGTGGCGACGGTTTCTACTACGCTCTGTTAAACAAAGCCGAATAA
- the trkA gene encoding Trk system potassium transporter TrkA, which yields MKIVILGAGQVGGSLAESLASERNDIVLVDTGEKALRELRDRLDIGVVQGHAAHPDILLDAGIEDADILVAVTNNDETNMAACQVAHSLFRVPTKIARVRAASYLKYPQLFDPQSVPIDVLISPEQLVSEYISRLIEHPGALQVLDFADGRVQLVAVRAVQGGPLVGHQLRYLREHMPRVDTRVAAVYRRNNPIIPQGDTVIEAGDEVFFIAARADIRAVMSELRRLEQGYKRITIAGGGNIGLRLAHKLENRYSVKIIEQEHARCVALSEELSNSIVLHGGASDQDLLLEESIDDTDVFLALTNDDEANIMSSLLAKRLGARKVMTLINNPAYVDLVQGGDIDIAISPQQTTIGTLLTYVRRGDMVNVHSLRRGAAEAIEVIAHGDSRTSKVVGKRIEDIDLPEGASIGAIVRETESGSEVLIAHDDVVVHTDDHVIVFLVDRRHTRHVEQLFQVGFSFF from the coding sequence ATGAAGATCGTAATTCTCGGCGCCGGCCAGGTGGGCGGTTCGCTGGCGGAGAGCCTGGCCTCGGAACGCAACGATATTGTGCTGGTGGACACCGGGGAAAAAGCCCTGCGCGAACTGCGCGACCGGCTCGATATCGGGGTGGTTCAGGGCCACGCCGCCCACCCGGATATCCTGCTGGATGCCGGCATCGAGGACGCCGATATCCTGGTGGCGGTGACCAACAACGACGAAACCAATATGGCCGCCTGCCAGGTCGCCCACTCGCTGTTCCGCGTGCCCACCAAGATCGCCCGCGTGCGCGCCGCCTCCTACCTGAAATACCCGCAGCTGTTCGATCCCCAGTCCGTCCCCATCGACGTGCTGATCAGCCCGGAACAGCTGGTCTCGGAATATATCTCGCGCCTGATCGAACACCCGGGCGCGCTGCAGGTTCTGGACTTCGCCGACGGCCGTGTGCAGCTGGTGGCGGTGCGCGCGGTCCAGGGCGGCCCGCTGGTGGGACACCAGCTGCGCTACCTGCGCGAACATATGCCCCGGGTGGATACCCGGGTGGCGGCCGTCTACCGCCGCAACAACCCGATTATTCCCCAGGGCGACACGGTGATCGAGGCCGGCGACGAAGTGTTTTTTATCGCCGCGCGCGCGGATATCCGCGCGGTGATGAGCGAGCTGCGCCGCCTGGAGCAGGGCTACAAACGCATCACCATCGCCGGCGGCGGCAATATCGGCCTGCGCCTGGCGCACAAGCTGGAAAACCGCTATTCGGTAAAAATCATCGAGCAGGAGCACGCGCGCTGCGTGGCTCTCTCCGAGGAGCTCTCCAACAGCATCGTGCTGCACGGTGGCGCCTCGGACCAGGACCTGTTGCTGGAGGAGAGCATCGACGACACCGATGTGTTCCTCGCGCTCACCAACGACGACGAGGCCAATATCATGTCCTCGCTACTGGCCAAGCGGCTGGGCGCGCGCAAGGTGATGACCCTGATCAACAACCCCGCCTATGTGGACCTGGTACAGGGCGGCGATATCGATATCGCCATCTCGCCGCAGCAGACCACCATCGGCACCCTGCTCACCTATGTGCGCCGCGGCGACATGGTCAACGTGCATTCGCTGCGCCGCGGCGCCGCCGAGGCCATCGAGGTGATCGCCCACGGCGACAGCCGCACTTCCAAGGTGGTGGGTAAGAGAATCGAGGACATCGACCTGCCGGAGGGTGCCTCCATCGGCGCCATAGTGCGCGAGACGGAGAGCGGCAGCGAAGTGCTGATCGCCCACGACGATGTGGTGGTGCATACCGACGACCATGTGATCGTCTTCCTGGTGGACCGCCGCCATACGCGCCATGTGGAGCAGTTGTTCCAGGTGGGCTTTAGTTTCTTCTAG
- a CDS encoding TrkH family potassium uptake protein, producing MRIAVIARIFGILLTVFSLTLLPPIGVSLWYDDHTHTSFAIAFAITLVTGLFMWLPVHDLKQELRTRDGFVVTSLFWLVLGSFGALPLIISTQPGLSVTDAIFESVSGLTTTGATVITGLDTLPPAILYYRGQLQWFGGIGVIVIALAVLPMLGIGGMQLYKAEIPGPVKDTKLTPRIAETARALMVIYIFLTILCILGYWWAGMTLFDSVAHAFATVANGGFSTHDASMGFFANNHAIMLVCIFFMLAAGINFGLHFFAFHNRSLRHYWRDSEFRFYIILTASAALLISSYLWLRGVFGPESSFLHGVFQVVSIGTTAGFGSESFYAWPAFLPYVLLILGFMGACAGSTSGGIKMIRIMLIVKSGLRELDRLVHTNAVVPIKVNRKLVPERVTDAVWGFFAVYVLSFFVLTMSVMASGENFETSFSTVGSCLGNIGPALGDAAAHYGEVNRMAKWFLILAMLMGRLEIFTLLVLLSPAFWRH from the coding sequence ATGCGGATAGCGGTCATTGCGCGGATTTTCGGAATTCTTCTGACGGTGTTCAGCCTGACCCTGCTGCCGCCGATCGGCGTTTCCCTGTGGTACGACGACCACACTCACACCTCCTTCGCCATCGCCTTCGCCATCACTCTGGTCACCGGCCTGTTTATGTGGCTGCCGGTGCACGATCTCAAACAGGAGTTGCGCACCCGCGACGGTTTCGTGGTGACCTCCCTGTTCTGGCTGGTACTGGGCAGTTTCGGTGCCCTGCCGTTGATTATCAGCACACAGCCGGGCCTGAGTGTAACCGACGCAATATTCGAATCCGTTTCCGGCCTCACCACCACCGGCGCCACAGTGATAACCGGGCTGGACACCCTGCCGCCGGCAATCCTCTACTACCGCGGCCAGCTACAGTGGTTCGGCGGCATCGGCGTGATCGTGATCGCCCTGGCGGTCCTGCCCATGCTGGGGATCGGCGGCATGCAGCTGTACAAGGCGGAAATTCCCGGGCCGGTGAAAGACACCAAGCTGACCCCGCGTATCGCCGAAACCGCCCGCGCGCTGATGGTAATCTATATTTTCCTCACCATCCTCTGCATCCTGGGCTACTGGTGGGCCGGGATGACGCTGTTCGACTCGGTGGCCCACGCTTTCGCCACTGTAGCCAACGGCGGCTTCTCCACCCACGATGCCAGTATGGGGTTCTTTGCCAACAACCACGCGATCATGCTGGTCTGTATTTTTTTCATGCTCGCAGCGGGTATCAACTTCGGCCTGCACTTCTTCGCCTTCCACAACCGCAGCCTGCGCCACTACTGGCGGGACTCCGAATTCCGCTTCTACATCATCCTCACCGCCTCGGCCGCGCTGCTGATCAGCAGCTACCTCTGGCTCCGCGGAGTGTTCGGCCCCGAGAGCAGCTTTCTGCACGGCGTCTTCCAGGTGGTCTCCATCGGCACCACCGCCGGTTTCGGCTCGGAAAGTTTTTACGCCTGGCCCGCCTTCCTGCCCTATGTGCTGCTGATCCTGGGCTTCATGGGTGCCTGCGCCGGCTCCACCTCCGGGGGCATTAAAATGATACGCATTATGCTGATCGTGAAATCCGGCCTGCGCGAACTGGATCGCCTGGTGCATACCAACGCGGTGGTGCCCATCAAGGTCAACCGCAAGCTCGTGCCGGAACGGGTGACCGATGCGGTGTGGGGTTTTTTCGCAGTCTATGTTCTGTCGTTTTTCGTGCTCACTATGAGCGTGATGGCCAGCGGGGAGAACTTCGAAACCTCCTTTTCCACCGTGGGCTCCTGCCTGGGCAATATCGGACCGGCCCTCGGCGATGCGGCGGCCCACTACGGCGAGGTCAACCGGATGGCAAAATGGTTCCTGATCCTGGCCATGCTGATGGGGCGCCTGGAGATTTTCACCCTGCTGGTACTGCTCAGCCCCGCTTTCTGGCGCCATTAA
- a CDS encoding efflux RND transporter periplasmic adaptor subunit, with protein sequence MAKNTSELLGQLKIDRDAVPETSTLSPRTIIAASIGVAAGILVGALATAQFTGEAPEPTPQQPVIEPASTAAPVDLPAPSAQRETVLNASGYITPRRVATVSAEVMGLIASVDVEEGMQVAEGQVLARLNDAKARVNLDFAKAQVRVLEARLASIGAELAEARRQQARHAGLIDKHYSSRAELSQSEAAVESLEAQLKSAQADIQVARLEVQRQQERLQDHTIRAPFAGVVTQKNAQPGEIVAPTSAGGGHTRTGICTIVDMDSLEIEVDVNEAFIGRVSAGQKVSANLDAYPDWDIPATVEAIIPTADRAKATVRVRIGIDEKDPRILPDMGVKVAFLGNGE encoded by the coding sequence ATGGCAAAGAACACCAGCGAGCTCCTCGGCCAGCTGAAAATAGACCGCGATGCGGTCCCCGAGACGAGCACCCTATCCCCACGCACTATCATCGCCGCCAGCATCGGGGTCGCGGCGGGCATACTGGTGGGCGCCCTGGCCACCGCTCAGTTTACCGGCGAGGCGCCTGAACCGACGCCGCAACAACCCGTCATCGAGCCTGCCTCCACCGCGGCACCCGTCGACCTGCCCGCGCCATCCGCACAACGGGAAACGGTGCTCAACGCCTCCGGCTATATCACCCCCCGGCGTGTGGCCACCGTGTCCGCGGAAGTCATGGGCCTGATCGCCAGTGTGGATGTCGAAGAGGGCATGCAGGTGGCCGAGGGCCAGGTGCTGGCGCGCCTGAACGACGCCAAGGCGCGGGTGAATCTGGATTTCGCCAAGGCCCAGGTCCGGGTGCTCGAAGCCAGATTGGCGAGTATCGGCGCCGAGCTGGCCGAGGCCCGGCGCCAACAGGCGCGCCACGCGGGGCTGATCGACAAGCACTATTCCAGCCGCGCCGAACTCAGCCAGAGCGAGGCCGCGGTGGAAAGCCTGGAGGCACAATTGAAAAGCGCCCAGGCGGATATCCAGGTGGCCCGTCTGGAAGTGCAGCGGCAACAGGAGCGGCTGCAGGACCACACCATCCGCGCGCCCTTTGCCGGCGTGGTCACCCAGAAAAATGCCCAGCCCGGCGAGATAGTCGCCCCCACCTCCGCCGGCGGCGGTCACACCCGCACCGGCATCTGCACCATCGTGGATATGGATTCCCTCGAGATCGAGGTGGATGTAAACGAGGCCTTTATCGGTCGCGTCTCCGCGGGGCAGAAGGTGAGCGCCAACCTGGACGCCTACCCGGACTGGGATATTCCCGCCACCGTGGAGGCGATTATCCCCACCGCCGACCGCGCCAAGGCCACGGTGCGGGTGCGTATCGGTATCGATGAGAAGGACCCGCGCATCCTGCCGGATATGGGGGTCAAGGTGGCGTTTCTGGGAAACGGGGAATAG
- a CDS encoding ABC transporter ATP-binding protein has translation MSQDVLFQLNGVSKSFVKGKEEICIFDDLNMTIERGDFLAIMGPSGSGKTTLLNMLGGVDQPSGGEIWFDGARIDSLSEGELTRWRAHNIGFIFQFYNLMPMLNAARNVELPLLLTKLSKTQRRANVETALTLVGLSDRAKHMPSEMSGGQQQRVAIARAIVSDPKLILCDEPTGDLDRETADEILEMLQLLNREHGKTIVMVTHDPAAARYASQTLHLDKGKFVQREVAA, from the coding sequence ATGTCGCAGGACGTACTGTTTCAACTCAACGGAGTCAGCAAGAGTTTCGTCAAGGGCAAGGAAGAAATCTGCATTTTCGACGACCTCAACATGACCATCGAACGCGGCGATTTTCTCGCCATTATGGGTCCCTCCGGTTCCGGCAAGACCACACTGCTGAATATGCTCGGCGGTGTGGACCAGCCGAGCGGCGGGGAAATCTGGTTCGACGGCGCCCGCATCGACAGTCTCAGCGAGGGCGAACTCACCCGCTGGCGCGCGCACAATATCGGCTTTATTTTCCAGTTCTACAACCTGATGCCGATGCTCAACGCGGCGCGCAACGTGGAACTGCCGCTGCTGCTCACCAAACTCTCCAAGACACAGCGCCGGGCCAACGTGGAAACCGCCCTGACGCTGGTGGGTCTCAGCGATCGCGCCAAACACATGCCCAGCGAAATGTCCGGCGGCCAGCAACAGCGGGTGGCCATCGCCCGCGCCATCGTTTCCGACCCCAAACTGATTCTGTGTGACGAGCCCACCGGCGACCTGGACCGGGAAACCGCCGACGAAATCCTGGAAATGCTCCAGCTGCTCAACCGCGAACACGGCAAGACCATCGTCATGGTCACCCACGACCCGGCGGCGGCCCGGTACGCCAGCCAGACACTGCACCTGGACAAGGGCAAATTCGTGCAGAGGGAAGTGGCGGCATGA
- a CDS encoding FtsX-like permease family protein: MNDLYLIYKNMTRKPLRLFLTCFAIFIAFLIFGAVTTLKSALDAGIDLAADNRLVVVNKINFTQPLPIAYAQKVAAVDGVENVTYANWFGGYYQEARNQIVAMAVEPESWLQVYEREILLPPEQRAAWLGNRQGVIVGESLAQRLGWKIGDRVPVSSSIFSHKDGGHTWDFVVEGIFTGSDPQHDTNSMYLHFKYFMETQSFGGEWIGWITLTTADAAQNQRIADAIDDGFANSQAETDTSTEEAFSKAFIEQIGNIGLIIFGVVFMAFFTILILVGNTMALAVRERTGEIAVLKTLGFPAPRIFKMVLTESLLIALIGGLAGLGAAWLIIEGAKGTMAQFLPNLMLDSGIALQALLFMLLLGLVTGLLPALNALRLNIVTAFNRG; encoded by the coding sequence ATGAACGATCTCTACTTAATCTACAAAAACATGACGAGAAAGCCGTTGCGGCTGTTCCTCACCTGTTTCGCCATCTTTATCGCCTTCCTGATTTTCGGTGCAGTCACCACCCTGAAAAGCGCGCTGGACGCCGGCATCGACCTGGCCGCGGACAACCGTCTGGTAGTAGTCAACAAGATCAACTTCACCCAGCCACTGCCGATTGCCTATGCGCAAAAGGTGGCGGCGGTGGACGGCGTAGAGAATGTCACCTACGCCAACTGGTTCGGCGGCTACTACCAGGAGGCGCGCAACCAGATAGTGGCCATGGCAGTGGAGCCGGAGAGCTGGCTGCAGGTATACGAGCGGGAAATCTTATTGCCGCCGGAGCAGCGAGCCGCCTGGCTGGGCAACCGTCAAGGCGTGATCGTCGGCGAAAGCCTGGCGCAGCGCCTGGGCTGGAAGATCGGCGACCGGGTGCCGGTCTCCTCCAGTATTTTTTCCCACAAGGACGGCGGCCACACCTGGGACTTCGTAGTGGAGGGTATTTTTACCGGCAGCGATCCGCAGCATGACACCAACAGCATGTACCTCCATTTCAAGTACTTTATGGAGACCCAGAGCTTCGGCGGCGAGTGGATAGGCTGGATCACCCTCACCACTGCGGACGCGGCGCAGAACCAGCGCATCGCCGACGCAATCGACGACGGCTTCGCCAATTCACAGGCGGAAACGGATACCAGTACCGAAGAGGCTTTCAGCAAGGCGTTTATCGAACAGATCGGCAATATTGGCCTGATCATCTTCGGCGTGGTGTTCATGGCTTTCTTCACCATACTGATCCTGGTCGGCAACACCATGGCCCTGGCGGTGCGCGAGCGCACCGGTGAGATAGCCGTACTGAAAACCCTGGGCTTCCCCGCCCCGCGCATTTTCAAAATGGTGCTGACAGAGTCCCTGCTGATCGCCCTGATCGGCGGCCTCGCCGGCCTGGGCGCCGCCTGGCTGATTATCGAAGGGGCCAAGGGCACCATGGCCCAGTTCCTGCCCAACCTGATGCTGGATTCCGGCATAGCCCTGCAGGCGCTGCTATTTATGCTGCTGCTGGGGCTGGTCACCGGGCTGCTGCCGGCGCTCAACGCGCTGCGTCTGAATATCGTCACTGCATTCAATCGGGGGTGA
- a CDS encoding ABC transporter permease, translating to MRSLFSQVSAVTVMNIRSLPRRLWMSLAMVLASAVVVAILLAFLAMAKGFEATMSGAGSDAVALMMREGSQAELNSVISRDQVNLVEEAPGIARDAEGPLVSPELYVIVDGIKKSTGSKANIPLRGLDKRGMAMRGNMQLLEGRMFTPGTNEMIVGSGILREFDGFQLGNEIRFGKNMWTVVGVFSTGGNVFESELWADAKMIQSHYNRGSSYQTIRAQLENPGDLEPLTAYFDTESQLNLELKTEADYFAEQGKQLQYMAIFGRVISFIMALGALAGALNTMYTSVADRAKEIATLRTLGFSNFSAFCGTIAEALVLAIAGGLLGSLAAFLFFDGMNASTLGGSFTQVVFSFEMSPDLFVQGAVLALLIGFVSGFFPAWRAARMPVIVAFRNAA from the coding sequence ATGAGATCTCTTTTTTCACAAGTCTCCGCGGTTACGGTGATGAATATCCGCAGCCTGCCCCGGCGCCTGTGGATGTCCCTGGCCATGGTGCTGGCCAGCGCCGTGGTGGTGGCCATACTGCTCGCCTTCCTGGCCATGGCCAAGGGGTTCGAGGCCACCATGAGTGGCGCCGGCTCGGACGCCGTGGCGCTGATGATGCGCGAGGGTTCCCAGGCGGAGCTGAACAGCGTGATCAGCCGCGACCAGGTCAACCTGGTCGAGGAAGCGCCCGGCATAGCGCGGGACGCGGAGGGCCCGCTGGTGTCTCCCGAACTCTATGTGATAGTCGACGGCATCAAGAAAAGCACCGGCAGCAAGGCCAATATCCCCCTGCGCGGCCTGGACAAGCGCGGCATGGCCATGCGCGGCAACATGCAGTTGCTGGAAGGCCGCATGTTCACCCCCGGCACCAACGAGATGATCGTAGGCAGCGGCATACTGCGCGAGTTCGACGGCTTCCAGCTCGGCAACGAGATCCGCTTCGGCAAAAATATGTGGACGGTGGTGGGCGTTTTCTCCACTGGCGGCAATGTGTTCGAAAGCGAACTCTGGGCGGATGCCAAGATGATCCAGAGCCACTACAACCGCGGCAGCAGCTACCAGACCATCCGTGCGCAACTGGAAAACCCCGGTGATCTGGAGCCGCTCACAGCGTATTTCGATACCGAATCGCAGCTTAACCTGGAACTCAAGACCGAGGCGGACTACTTCGCCGAACAGGGCAAGCAGCTGCAGTACATGGCCATTTTCGGCCGCGTGATCAGCTTTATCATGGCCCTGGGCGCCCTCGCCGGCGCACTCAATACCATGTATACATCGGTGGCCGACCGGGCGAAGGAAATCGCCACCCTGCGCACCCTGGGCTTCAGCAACTTCTCCGCCTTCTGCGGCACCATCGCCGAGGCACTGGTGCTGGCCATCGCCGGCGGCCTGCTGGGCTCCCTGGCCGCCTTTCTATTCTTCGACGGCATGAATGCCTCCACCCTGGGAGGCAGTTTTACCCAGGTGGTGTTCAGCTTCGAGATGTCGCCGGACCTGTTTGTGCAGGGCGCGGTTCTGGCGCTGCTGATCGGCTTTGTCAGCGGCTTCTTCCCCGCCTGGCGCGCGGCGCGGATGCCGGTGATTGTGGCTTTCCGCAACGCAGCATAA
- a CDS encoding glutathione S-transferase family protein — MSDELILYAAKGGGSAIVEALFTLTGQDYEVRYFSWENLPDEELLVVNPLGEIPTLRLANGEILTETAAITLWLGDRFPSCGLVPPADDAHRAEFLRRLVWLVATVYPTFTYGDHPERFVANDEGARQLRESTEQRCQQLWRQLEAELDGPWVCGNEMTALDIFVAVMSCWRP; from the coding sequence ATGAGTGATGAGTTGATTCTCTACGCCGCGAAAGGCGGCGGTTCCGCCATCGTCGAGGCGCTGTTTACACTGACGGGGCAGGACTACGAAGTCCGGTACTTCTCCTGGGAAAACCTCCCCGACGAGGAGCTGCTGGTAGTAAACCCGCTCGGTGAAATCCCCACCCTGCGCCTGGCGAACGGCGAAATCCTCACTGAGACCGCGGCCATTACGCTGTGGCTGGGAGACCGCTTTCCCAGTTGTGGGCTGGTGCCACCGGCGGACGATGCGCACCGCGCCGAATTCTTGCGCCGCCTGGTGTGGCTGGTGGCCACCGTCTACCCCACCTTTACCTACGGTGACCATCCGGAGCGCTTTGTGGCCAACGACGAGGGCGCGCGCCAGCTGCGCGAGTCCACCGAGCAGCGCTGCCAACAACTGTGGCGCCAACTGGAAGCGGAGCTGGACGGCCCCTGGGTCTGCGGGAACGAGATGACCGCGCTGGATATCTTTGTCGCGGTAATGAGCTGCTGGCGCCCGTAG
- a CDS encoding lysophospholipid acyltransferase family protein, translating into MTLDIKGRLAVAALKLIGKLPLRWSRRLGWLFGQMAVLVRSDSLRISRINLALCYPGKSAGEREKLARRSVINTAMTGCEVATIWHQPWSRSEDQIVRVRNQQLLCDRVDEKRGVLVLMPHTGNWEIFGMYLATLGPCTALYAPPKIAALDPLIRAGREATGIQMMPTDVRGVRALLKALKAGDIAMVLPDQEPDTNGGDFAPFFGKPALTMTLAHNLIRRTGCRCVFGFGKRVSGGFELIFLPAEQAIYSEEQKVSLAALNRGVEACIAEAPEQYQWEYKRFRQQPEGKSTIYKKSCPGPVK; encoded by the coding sequence GTGACATTGGATATCAAGGGCCGGCTGGCGGTTGCCGCGCTGAAACTGATCGGGAAGTTGCCGCTGCGCTGGTCACGGCGGCTGGGCTGGCTGTTCGGCCAGATGGCGGTGCTGGTTCGCAGCGACAGCTTGCGCATCAGCCGTATCAATCTGGCGCTCTGCTACCCGGGCAAGAGCGCCGGCGAAAGGGAGAAGCTGGCGCGGCGCAGCGTGATCAACACTGCCATGACCGGCTGCGAGGTGGCCACCATCTGGCACCAGCCCTGGAGTCGCAGCGAGGACCAGATAGTGCGGGTGCGCAACCAGCAGTTGCTGTGCGACCGGGTGGATGAAAAGCGGGGGGTGCTGGTGCTGATGCCCCACACCGGCAACTGGGAAATCTTCGGCATGTACCTGGCCACCCTGGGGCCTTGCACCGCACTCTATGCACCGCCGAAAATCGCCGCGCTGGACCCCCTGATCCGCGCGGGCCGGGAGGCCACCGGTATCCAGATGATGCCCACCGACGTGCGCGGCGTGCGCGCGCTGCTGAAGGCTTTGAAGGCCGGCGATATCGCGATGGTGTTGCCGGACCAGGAACCGGACACCAACGGCGGCGACTTCGCGCCCTTCTTCGGTAAGCCGGCGCTGACCATGACCCTGGCCCACAACCTGATCCGACGCACCGGCTGCCGCTGCGTGTTCGGTTTCGGCAAGCGGGTAAGCGGCGGCTTCGAGTTGATATTCCTACCCGCCGAGCAGGCGATCTACAGCGAGGAGCAGAAAGTATCCCTGGCGGCGCTCAACCGGGGCGTGGAAGCCTGTATCGCCGAGGCGCCGGAACAATACCAGTGGGAGTACAAGCGATTCCGGCAGCAGCCGGAGGGGAAGAGCACGATTTATAAAAAGTCGTGTCCTGGTCCCGTCAAATAA
- the glyQ gene encoding glycine--tRNA ligase subunit alpha gives MSKQHDLSTFQGLIFALQDYWARQGCVILQPLDMEVGAGTFHPATFLRAVGPETWNAAYVQPCRRPTDGRYGDNPNRLQHYYQYQVVMKPSPDNIQDLYLGSLTAIGVNPAVHDIRFVEDNWESPTLGAWGLGWEIWLNGMEVTQFTYFQQVGGLECYPVTGELTYGLERIAMYLQGVESLYDLVWTRNPDGSPVTYGDVFHQNEVEMSHYNFEHADVEFLFATFDHCERESSRLIELGLPLPAYEQVMKASHAFNLLDARHAISVTERQRYILRVRTLARAVAQAYYNARHALGFPLAAEEIRNEVLAQETKKEEVQ, from the coding sequence GTGTCCAAGCAACACGACCTCAGCACCTTCCAGGGCCTGATTTTTGCCCTGCAGGACTATTGGGCGCGCCAAGGGTGCGTCATTCTACAGCCTCTGGATATGGAAGTGGGCGCCGGCACCTTCCACCCGGCGACCTTCCTGCGCGCGGTGGGTCCGGAGACCTGGAACGCCGCCTACGTGCAGCCCTGCCGCCGCCCCACCGACGGCCGCTACGGCGACAACCCGAACCGCCTGCAGCACTACTACCAGTACCAAGTGGTGATGAAGCCATCCCCGGACAATATCCAGGACCTGTACCTGGGCAGCCTTACCGCCATAGGCGTGAACCCGGCGGTGCACGATATCCGCTTCGTGGAGGACAACTGGGAATCCCCCACCCTCGGCGCCTGGGGCCTGGGCTGGGAGATTTGGCTGAACGGCATGGAAGTCACCCAGTTCACCTATTTCCAGCAGGTGGGCGGCCTGGAATGCTACCCGGTCACCGGCGAGCTCACCTACGGGCTCGAGCGCATCGCCATGTACCTGCAGGGGGTGGAGTCCCTCTACGACCTGGTGTGGACCCGCAATCCGGACGGCAGCCCGGTCACCTACGGCGATGTTTTCCACCAGAACGAAGTGGAGATGTCCCACTACAACTTCGAGCACGCGGACGTGGAGTTCCTGTTCGCCACCTTCGACCACTGCGAGCGCGAGAGCAGCCGGTTGATCGAGCTGGGGCTGCCGCTGCCCGCCTACGAGCAGGTGATGAAGGCCTCCCACGCCTTCAACCTGCTGGACGCCCGCCACGCCATCTCGGTCACCGAGCGCCAGCGCTACATTCTGCGGGTGCGCACCCTGGCTCGCGCAGTCGCCCAGGCCTACTACAACGCCCGGCATGCCCTGGGCTTCCCGCTGGCGGCGGAGGAGATCCGCAATGAAGTTCTCGCCCAGGAAACCAAGAAAGAGGAGGTGCAGTAA